A section of the Elizabethkingia anophelis R26 genome encodes:
- a CDS encoding DUF4350 domain-containing protein translates to MNKTLKLYLIIFAVVVGLLAVLQVNKKPLIDWRKTYSVIDKKPFDLYIFNQESNQLFNKKLKKIGLSPYRYYSNDSLQRPHNILIIERELDKQSWIKILKQAKKGSDVMVVSENIPYDLRDTLNLTTRLLSSDTLNYLTFTDKSRKGSIKLNRLPNGNVIPMIDIKTTEILGSNLLKGRNDPYANFVKVKTGKGNIFIHTEPLVLTNYYLLQKGNEKYVEEMFSYLPKDRDTLWFMEEQNLQSISPLRFILRNPPLRYAWYIFLVGFLVFIIFHAKRKQRIIPIIKPLENTSVEFVRSIGNLYLNEGDAKDMMQKKVTYFLNKVRTDLLIDTSVIDDVFVNRLQLKTGKPKELIEQAVVLMQRSNNPSSKITEQDLIKLNEILDKIYK, encoded by the coding sequence ATGAATAAGACACTAAAGTTATATCTTATTATTTTTGCTGTGGTTGTAGGACTTCTGGCAGTATTACAGGTGAATAAAAAACCGCTGATTGACTGGCGGAAGACGTATTCTGTGATAGATAAAAAGCCTTTTGATTTATATATATTCAATCAGGAATCTAACCAGTTATTCAATAAGAAATTAAAGAAAATTGGTCTGTCACCCTATCGTTACTATAGTAATGATTCTCTTCAGCGTCCACATAATATATTGATTATTGAAAGAGAGCTGGATAAGCAATCATGGATAAAGATACTGAAGCAGGCTAAAAAAGGAAGTGATGTAATGGTTGTTTCCGAAAATATACCATATGATTTAAGGGATACTTTAAATCTTACAACACGATTGCTGAGTTCGGATACCTTAAATTATCTGACATTTACCGATAAAAGCCGCAAAGGAAGCATAAAACTCAATAGGCTTCCAAATGGAAATGTGATTCCGATGATTGATATAAAAACGACCGAGATACTGGGAAGTAACCTGCTAAAAGGCCGTAACGATCCTTATGCAAATTTTGTAAAGGTAAAAACAGGTAAGGGAAACATCTTTATTCATACGGAGCCACTGGTTCTTACCAATTATTATCTTTTACAAAAAGGAAATGAAAAGTATGTAGAAGAAATGTTTTCTTATTTACCAAAAGACAGAGATACTTTATGGTTTATGGAAGAGCAAAATCTACAATCTATATCACCATTACGCTTTATCTTAAGAAATCCTCCGTTACGCTATGCCTGGTATATATTTTTAGTAGGGTTTCTTGTATTCATAATATTCCATGCTAAAAGAAAACAGCGTATTATTCCTATAATAAAGCCATTGGAAAATACCTCTGTGGAATTTGTGAGAAGTATAGGCAATCTTTATCTGAATGAAGGAGATGCAAAAGATATGATGCAGAAGAAAGTCACCTATTTTCTAAATAAAGTGCGTACAGATCTTCTGATAGATACTTCTGTCATAGACGATGTTTTTGTCAACAGATTACAACTGAAAACAGGGAAACCCAAAGAATTAATAGAGCAAGCTGTTGTACTAATGCAAAGAAGTAATAATCCTTCTTCAAAGATAACAGAACAGGATCTGATTAAACTAAACGAAATATTAGACAAAATATACAAATAA
- a CDS encoding DUF4129 domain-containing protein produces MNNRILYIIFLFTLSVHAQEVDSIVSDEVIEKNIKDKNQLKTDSLLKKGYTTESVVYPGTFDAKFKEKYQGSDFDYSVNKPKESLWQKFKKWLGELLNDWFQSNSLRGANDLFYVLLRIIAIVLIGFVLYVIIRFVLSRNGNWVFSKKSKKLNPEDRTITENIHELDLLSLIKNYEDKKEYRSAVRYQFLYLLKLMTDKNMLEWDPEKTNRDYIRMLSGNALQSDFQKLSFVFENVWYGERTIGENEYTIFRKQYQQTQQKI; encoded by the coding sequence GTGAATAATAGAATCCTTTATATTATCTTTCTTTTTACACTTTCTGTACATGCACAGGAAGTAGATAGTATTGTCTCTGATGAAGTAATAGAGAAGAACATAAAGGATAAAAACCAGTTAAAAACAGATTCTTTGCTTAAAAAAGGATATACAACTGAAAGTGTAGTTTATCCGGGAACATTTGATGCAAAGTTTAAAGAGAAATATCAGGGAAGTGATTTTGATTACTCGGTAAATAAGCCAAAAGAATCATTGTGGCAAAAATTTAAAAAATGGCTGGGTGAATTGTTAAATGATTGGTTCCAAAGTAATAGTTTACGAGGGGCTAATGATTTATTTTACGTTTTATTGAGGATTATAGCTATAGTCCTTATAGGTTTTGTACTATATGTTATTATTAGGTTTGTACTCTCCAGAAATGGTAACTGGGTATTCAGTAAGAAAAGTAAAAAACTGAACCCCGAAGACAGAACAATAACAGAAAATATTCATGAACTGGATCTTCTTTCCTTAATTAAAAATTATGAAGATAAAAAGGAATACAGATCTGCTGTAAGATATCAGTTCCTATACCTGCTGAAGCTCATGACTGATAAGAATATGTTGGAGTGGGATCCGGAAAAGACAAACAGAGATTATATCCGTATGCTTAGTGGTAATGCCTTGCAATCTGATTTTCAGAAGCTCTCTTTCGTCTTCGAGAATGTTTGGTATGGAGAGCGTACTATTGGAGAAAATGAGTATACTATTTTCAGAAAACAATATCAACAGACACAACAAAAAATATGA
- a CDS encoding stage II sporulation protein M yields the protein MREIAFIKQNKEKWLDIEQVVLGKIKKNPDDLSSLYINLINDLSFSQTYYPKSKTTVYLNYLSSQIFQKIYKTKRIEQNRLKVFFMKEIPLIMYEYRKYLLLAFLVFTMFTTIGVISTHYDLDFVKLILGEDYVNQTLENIKKGNAVAIYGSGSNWGSAIGIIQNNLAVGAKLYAYGIFGGVGTLFALMQNSIMLGTFQYFFQQQGVLGDSMRGIWIHGAFEISAMVIEATAGFILGASLLFPKTYSRLNSFKIGFRNSFKIFVSTIPFTIFAGILEGFVTRYALQMPLIIDLIIIFGTLGFIIFYYAIFPYRVHKKLKHDAIL from the coding sequence ATGAGAGAAATAGCTTTCATCAAACAAAATAAAGAAAAATGGCTGGATATAGAGCAGGTGGTATTAGGAAAAATTAAAAAAAATCCTGATGACCTGTCTTCGTTATATATTAACCTGATTAATGATTTGTCTTTTTCTCAAACCTATTACCCCAAAAGTAAGACAACAGTATATCTTAACTATCTCTCATCACAGATATTCCAGAAGATTTATAAGACTAAGAGAATAGAGCAGAACAGGCTAAAAGTATTTTTCATGAAAGAGATTCCTCTAATCATGTACGAATACAGAAAGTATTTATTGCTTGCCTTTCTGGTTTTCACTATGTTTACTACCATAGGTGTTATTTCTACACATTATGATCTGGATTTTGTCAAATTAATATTAGGAGAAGATTATGTCAATCAAACCTTAGAGAATATTAAAAAAGGCAATGCTGTTGCTATTTACGGAAGCGGATCTAACTGGGGAAGTGCTATTGGAATTATCCAGAATAATCTTGCTGTGGGGGCTAAGCTTTATGCTTATGGTATTTTTGGAGGTGTAGGGACATTATTTGCATTGATGCAGAATAGTATAATGCTGGGAACTTTTCAGTATTTTTTTCAGCAACAAGGAGTATTAGGAGACAGTATGCGTGGAATATGGATACATGGTGCTTTTGAAATATCGGCGATGGTAATAGAGGCTACTGCAGGTTTCATACTCGGTGCTTCTTTGCTTTTTCCAAAAACTTATTCCAGACTAAATTCATTTAAAATAGGATTTAGGAATTCATTTAAAATATTTGTAAGTACTATTCCGTTTACCATATTTGCCGGAATTTTGGAAGGTTTTGTAACAAGATACGCATTGCAAATGCCACTAATTATTGATCTGATAATTATCTTCGGGACACTAGGATTTATAATCTTCTACTACGCTATTTTCCCTTACAGGGTACATAAAAAACTAAAACATGATGCAATTTTATAA
- a CDS encoding RDD family protein, with translation MNSIDINTSQNVNISFDPASIGERILAFIIDMVIKVAYFVVIYLVIAYIFGLKLLKITDQWSLMAIFAIISLPVNLYTLLFESFMEGQTPGKRVMKIRVVKTDGYQASFGDYFMRWFFRLIDIMFSSGLVGVITMVTNKHNKRLGDLAAGTAVITLKSKYNINHTILVNLSQDYIARFPQVIALSDNDMRIIKENYVKAKNTFDQGIIKKLAEKIRQTTGITYNTQEITDQQFIAIIIQDYNYYTGIQ, from the coding sequence ATGAATTCAATAGATATAAATACATCACAAAATGTAAATATCAGTTTCGATCCTGCCAGTATTGGTGAGAGGATTCTTGCATTCATAATCGACATGGTAATTAAGGTTGCCTATTTTGTTGTTATATACCTTGTTATCGCATATATATTCGGTCTTAAACTTTTAAAAATAACCGATCAGTGGTCACTGATGGCTATTTTTGCTATTATATCTCTTCCGGTAAATCTTTATACACTTCTTTTTGAAAGCTTTATGGAAGGACAAACACCTGGTAAAAGAGTGATGAAAATAAGAGTTGTAAAGACTGATGGTTATCAGGCAAGCTTTGGCGACTACTTTATGCGATGGTTTTTCAGACTTATTGATATTATGTTCAGCTCTGGGCTTGTAGGCGTTATAACTATGGTGACCAATAAACATAATAAACGTTTAGGTGATCTGGCGGCAGGCACTGCTGTTATTACACTAAAAAGTAAATACAATATCAACCATACAATACTTGTAAATCTGTCACAGGATTACATTGCAAGGTTCCCACAGGTAATTGCTTTATCCGATAACGACATGAGGATCATTAAGGAAAATTATGTTAAAGCCAAGAATACCTTCGACCAAGGTATCATCAAAAAATTAGCTGAAAAAATACGCCAAACTACTGGCATTACCTACAACACTCAGGAAATTACAGATCAGCAGTTTATCGCTATCATTATTCAGGATTACAACTACTATACAGGTATACAATAA
- a CDS encoding GNAT family N-acetyltransferase, which produces MENLRFEKVQSQNGGFISAFNQNNEEIGKLTYTIQPEKSILIISYVMVFPKHEGNGYGQMLVAEAISFARENNWKIYPHCSFSRSVLVNMKDVSDVYP; this is translated from the coding sequence ATGGAAAATCTAAGATTTGAAAAGGTACAAAGCCAGAACGGCGGATTCATCAGTGCCTTTAACCAGAATAATGAAGAAATAGGGAAATTAACATATACCATTCAGCCTGAAAAAAGTATTCTTATTATTTCTTATGTAATGGTATTTCCTAAGCATGAAGGAAATGGATATGGACAAATGCTCGTAGCCGAGGCCATAAGTTTTGCCAGAGAAAATAATTGGAAAATATATCCACATTGCAGCTTCTCACGAAGTGTATTGGTCAATATGAAAGATGTTAGTGATGTATATCCCTAG
- a CDS encoding YebC/PmpR family DNA-binding transcriptional regulator: protein MGRAFEYRKASKMARWDKMAKTFSRIGKDIALAVKAGGTDPDSNPALRRCIQNAKGANMPKDNVERAIKKASGADAETYEEITYEGYGQGGVAFFIECTTNNPTRTVANVRAIFNKFDGNLGKNGELSFLFDRKGIFTIEKSQIKMEWDDFEMEMIDGGAEEIDQDEEIVMVTTAFEDFGTMSHKLEEMKLEVQNAELQRIPNMHKGVSLEQGLANLKMLDRFEEDDDVQNVYHNMEMTEELLQS, encoded by the coding sequence ATGGGAAGAGCATTTGAATATAGAAAGGCCTCTAAGATGGCCAGATGGGATAAAATGGCAAAAACATTTTCCAGAATAGGAAAGGATATTGCTTTGGCAGTAAAGGCCGGAGGAACTGACCCGGATTCCAACCCTGCATTAAGAAGGTGTATTCAGAATGCTAAAGGAGCTAATATGCCGAAAGATAATGTTGAAAGAGCTATTAAAAAAGCTTCTGGTGCAGATGCAGAAACCTATGAAGAAATCACATATGAAGGATATGGACAAGGGGGTGTTGCTTTTTTCATTGAATGTACAACAAATAACCCTACAAGAACTGTTGCTAACGTAAGAGCTATCTTCAATAAGTTCGATGGTAACCTAGGTAAGAATGGAGAACTTTCTTTTCTATTTGACAGAAAAGGTATTTTTACCATAGAAAAATCTCAGATTAAAATGGAATGGGATGATTTCGAAATGGAAATGATTGACGGTGGAGCTGAAGAAATAGATCAGGATGAAGAAATAGTAATGGTTACAACAGCTTTTGAAGACTTTGGTACAATGTCACATAAGCTTGAAGAGATGAAATTAGAAGTTCAGAATGCAGAATTGCAAAGAATTCCTAATATGCATAAAGGTGTAAGCCTTGAGCAAGGTTTAGCTAACCTGAAAATGCTAGACCGTTTTGAAGAGGACGATGACGTACAAAACGTTTACCATAACATGGAAATGACAGAAGAATTACTTCAGAGCTAA
- a CDS encoding OmpA family protein has protein sequence MKNLKLGITALALTVATTAFAQTTSNPWLIGVGAHGENHKAQANNFSNTFGAQNLTKRLFNLNNFSITPPLSKLTVARNINKYLVADLQASVGNVGNKKFNMDKEFFLMAGLGLQFKFNGLWNEESWFDPYARVGANYLRHDYSGLTFPRTDNFGNYYGSYNGNGDATGKKNFFALSTGLGSNFWITKNFGLGIQGDYVTTPGDKSVVANFWQASASLLFRFGNRDRDKDGIPDKDDRCPDTPGLPEFQGCPDTDGDGIPDIDDKCPEVAGPKENQGCPWPDRDNDGVLDKDDRCPDTPGLAQFQGCPDTDGDGIPDIDDKCPTQAGPKENQGCPWPTDVQVTKELKDILFDFNKATIQSGSLSKVDAAAAIIKGAKAENFLVTGYTDAKGNANYNLKLSQQRASSVVKALEARGVNGSQLKSVGVGAKEATVPATASDAERQKDRKVEVRAISNDTEWAAYKKDDVTVVKPVKKGVKKSSKKVIKKKK, from the coding sequence ATGAAAAATTTAAAACTAGGAATTACAGCATTGGCTCTTACGGTAGCCACTACTGCGTTCGCACAGACTACGAGCAATCCGTGGTTAATCGGTGTGGGTGCACATGGTGAAAACCACAAAGCACAAGCTAACAATTTCTCAAATACCTTCGGAGCTCAGAATCTGACTAAGAGGCTATTTAATTTGAATAATTTCTCTATTACTCCACCATTATCTAAATTAACTGTTGCTAGAAATATCAACAAATATTTAGTTGCTGACTTACAAGCGTCTGTTGGTAATGTTGGAAATAAGAAATTTAACATGGACAAAGAGTTTTTCTTGATGGCTGGTTTAGGTCTTCAGTTTAAATTCAACGGTCTATGGAATGAAGAGTCTTGGTTCGATCCATATGCAAGAGTTGGTGCTAACTACCTGAGACATGACTATTCTGGGTTAACTTTCCCAAGAACAGATAACTTTGGTAACTATTACGGATCTTATAACGGTAATGGTGACGCTACAGGTAAGAAAAACTTCTTCGCTTTATCTACAGGTTTAGGATCTAACTTCTGGATTACTAAAAACTTCGGTCTTGGTATTCAAGGAGATTATGTAACTACTCCAGGTGATAAGTCTGTAGTTGCTAACTTCTGGCAAGCTTCTGCTTCTCTATTATTCAGATTTGGTAACAGAGACAGAGATAAGGATGGTATCCCTGATAAAGATGACAGATGTCCAGATACTCCAGGATTACCTGAGTTCCAAGGATGTCCAGATACAGACGGTGATGGTATTCCAGATATCGACGATAAATGTCCTGAAGTTGCTGGTCCAAAAGAAAACCAAGGTTGCCCTTGGCCAGACAGAGATAATGATGGTGTGTTAGATAAAGATGACAGATGTCCAGATACTCCAGGATTAGCTCAATTCCAAGGATGTCCAGATACAGACGGTGATGGTATTCCAGATATCGATGATAAATGTCCTACTCAAGCTGGTCCAAAAGAAAACCAAGGTTGTCCTTGGCCAACTGATGTACAAGTTACAAAAGAGTTAAAAGATATCTTATTCGATTTCAACAAAGCTACAATCCAGTCTGGATCTCTATCTAAAGTAGATGCTGCTGCTGCTATCATTAAAGGAGCTAAAGCTGAAAACTTCTTAGTAACTGGTTACACAGATGCTAAAGGTAACGCTAACTACAACTTGAAATTATCTCAACAAAGAGCATCTTCTGTAGTGAAAGCTCTTGAAGCTAGAGGTGTAAACGGATCTCAGTTGAAATCTGTTGGGGTAGGTGCTAAAGAAGCAACTGTTCCTGCTACAGCTTCAGATGCTGAAAGACAAAAAGACAGAAAAGTTGAAGTAAGAGCGATCTCTAATGATACTGAGTGGGCTGCTTACAAAAAAGATGACGTTACTGTTGTTAAGCCAGTAAAAAAAGGAGTGAAAAAATCTTCTAAAAAAGTTATCAAAAAGAAAAAATAA
- the smpB gene encoding SsrA-binding protein SmpB, protein MKIERTVNIVNRRARFEYEILEEYEAGIVLYGTEIKSLRSSKASIAESFCQMKYGELWVVNMMIDEYKMGSFYNHKAKRDRKLLLHKGELSRLEKKVKDVGFTIIPLKLYINDKGRAKLLIGFGRGKKLFDKRESIKKRESDRNLSRIRKNF, encoded by the coding sequence ATGAAAATTGAAAGAACTGTTAATATTGTAAACAGAAGAGCTCGCTTTGAGTATGAAATACTTGAAGAATATGAAGCAGGTATTGTTTTATACGGGACCGAAATAAAGTCTTTGCGTTCTTCTAAAGCATCAATTGCTGAAAGCTTTTGCCAGATGAAATATGGTGAACTTTGGGTAGTCAATATGATGATAGATGAATATAAAATGGGATCGTTTTATAATCACAAGGCGAAACGCGATCGGAAGTTGTTACTACATAAAGGAGAACTTTCCCGTTTGGAAAAAAAAGTAAAAGATGTAGGGTTTACAATAATACCTTTAAAATTATATATAAATGATAAAGGTAGAGCTAAACTCCTTATTGGGTTTGGAAGAGGAAAGAAACTATTTGACAAACGTGAATCTATTAAAAAACGTGAATCTGATAGAAATCTAAGCAGAATTCGAAAGAATTTTTAA
- a CDS encoding ABC-F family ATP-binding cassette domain-containing protein: MLTVSNLSLQFGKRVLFDDVNIKFTKGNCYGIIGANGAGKSTFLKILSGKQESTTGNVSLEPGKRMSVLEQDHFAYDNFTVLETIMRGNKKLFDIKEEMDALYAKPDFSDEDGIKAGELGVIYDEMGGWTAETDAQTMLSNVGIKEDMHYKMMSELENQDKVRVLLAQALFGSPDVLILDEPTNDLDIDTIAWLEDFLAGYENTVIVVSHDRHFLDAVCTHIGDLDYSKLNLYTGNYSFWYQASQLATKQRAQANKKAEEKKKELQDFIARFSSNVAKAKQATARKKMIDKLNIEDIKPSSRRYPAIIFEQEREAGDQILEVKDLEKTKDGELLFSGINLNLKKGDKVAVLSRNSMAITEFMEIITGNDTADKGTFNWGVTTKQSYMPLDNTEFFKENINLVDWLRQFVQTDEERHEEYVRGFLGKMLFSGDEALKSCTVLSGGEKMRCMFSRMMLQKANILVLDEPTNHLDLESITTLNNTLENFKGTVLLSSHDHEMLQTVCNRIIELTPKGIIDRYMTYDEYLEDKKVKELREQYYA, from the coding sequence ATGTTAACAGTTTCAAATTTATCTTTACAGTTCGGAAAAAGAGTACTTTTTGATGACGTCAATATAAAATTTACCAAAGGAAATTGCTACGGTATCATTGGTGCTAATGGTGCAGGTAAGTCTACTTTCCTGAAAATATTAAGTGGTAAACAGGAATCTACAACAGGTAATGTATCTCTGGAACCAGGAAAGAGAATGTCAGTTTTAGAGCAGGATCACTTTGCTTATGACAACTTCACTGTATTGGAAACCATTATGCGTGGAAACAAAAAACTTTTCGACATTAAAGAAGAAATGGATGCATTATATGCAAAACCTGATTTCTCTGATGAAGATGGTATTAAAGCAGGTGAACTTGGTGTTATTTATGACGAAATGGGTGGATGGACAGCTGAGACCGATGCACAGACCATGCTTTCCAACGTTGGGATTAAAGAGGACATGCATTACAAAATGATGTCTGAATTAGAGAATCAGGACAAAGTACGTGTTCTATTAGCACAGGCACTTTTCGGAAGTCCGGATGTATTAATTCTGGACGAACCTACCAATGACCTTGACATCGATACTATTGCATGGTTAGAAGATTTCTTAGCTGGTTATGAAAACACCGTTATCGTTGTATCTCACGACCGTCACTTCTTAGATGCAGTATGTACTCACATTGGTGACTTAGATTACTCTAAACTTAACCTTTATACGGGTAACTATAGTTTCTGGTATCAGGCTTCTCAGTTAGCAACAAAGCAAAGAGCACAGGCTAATAAGAAAGCTGAAGAAAAGAAAAAAGAATTACAAGACTTCATCGCCCGATTCAGCTCTAACGTAGCAAAAGCTAAACAGGCTACTGCGCGTAAGAAAATGATCGATAAGCTGAATATCGAGGATATTAAACCTTCATCCAGAAGATATCCTGCAATTATATTTGAACAGGAAAGAGAAGCCGGAGATCAGATTCTTGAGGTAAAAGACCTTGAAAAAACAAAAGATGGCGAGTTATTATTCTCCGGAATCAATCTAAATCTAAAAAAAGGTGATAAAGTTGCCGTTCTTTCCAGAAACTCTATGGCTATTACTGAATTCATGGAGATTATTACAGGAAACGATACGGCTGATAAAGGTACATTCAATTGGGGCGTAACTACTAAGCAAAGTTATATGCCTCTTGATAATACAGAATTCTTTAAAGAGAATATCAATCTTGTTGACTGGTTACGTCAGTTTGTTCAGACTGATGAAGAAAGACACGAGGAATATGTAAGAGGATTCTTAGGGAAAATGTTATTCTCTGGTGATGAAGCTTTAAAATCTTGTACGGTTCTTTCCGGAGGTGAAAAAATGCGTTGTATGTTTAGCCGTATGATGTTACAGAAAGCAAATATCTTGGTTCTTGATGAACCGACCAACCACTTAGACCTTGAAAGTATCACAACTCTAAACAATACTTTAGAGAACTTCAAAGGTACTGTTCTTCTTTCATCTCATGACCACGAAATGCTCCAGACAGTTTGTAACCGTATCATCGAATTAACTCCGAAAGGAATTATCGACAGATATATGACTTATGATGAATATCTTGAGGATAAAAAAGTTAAAGAACTGAGAGAGCAATATTACGCTTAA
- a CDS encoding M48 family metallopeptidase — MKKIIAGALILGAFSVSNAQISLGKITDVAGKGLKALTFTNADAINLSKEAVEWMDKNNAVAGPKDPYTIRLNKLFGKHKTQDGLNLNYKVYKVKDINAFACADGSVRVFSSLMDIMTDDEILAVIGHEIGHVKNEDTKDAMKSAYMKAAALDAASATSKTVATLNESQLGKMANEIMDAAHSKKQESEADLYSYDFMKKNGYNVVAEYTAFKKLALLSEQGDKQSGFQKMFNSHPDSVKRADVIKKKAEKDGLWKDPGTVTIPTTKLTK, encoded by the coding sequence ATGAAAAAAATTATTGCTGGCGCATTAATACTAGGCGCATTTTCTGTGTCAAATGCTCAGATTAGCTTGGGTAAAATTACAGATGTTGCCGGAAAAGGCCTAAAGGCACTAACATTTACTAATGCAGATGCTATTAACCTTTCTAAAGAGGCAGTGGAATGGATGGATAAAAACAATGCCGTAGCCGGACCAAAAGATCCATATACTATAAGGCTAAATAAACTTTTTGGAAAGCATAAAACACAGGACGGATTAAATCTGAATTATAAAGTTTATAAAGTAAAGGATATTAATGCTTTTGCTTGTGCAGACGGAAGCGTAAGAGTATTTTCCTCTTTAATGGATATTATGACTGATGATGAAATTCTTGCAGTAATTGGTCACGAAATTGGGCATGTAAAAAACGAAGATACTAAAGATGCAATGAAGAGCGCATATATGAAAGCTGCTGCTCTTGATGCTGCTTCTGCTACGTCTAAAACAGTAGCAACTTTAAATGAGAGTCAGCTAGGGAAAATGGCTAATGAAATAATGGATGCTGCTCACAGTAAGAAACAAGAATCTGAAGCAGATCTTTATTCGTACGATTTTATGAAAAAGAATGGCTATAATGTTGTAGCGGAGTATACTGCCTTCAAAAAATTAGCACTATTGTCTGAACAGGGAGATAAGCAAAGTGGTTTTCAGAAGATGTTTAACTCGCATCCGGATAGTGTAAAGAGAGCTGATGTGATTAAGAAGAAAGCTGAGAAAGATGGATTGTGGAAAGATCCGGGGACAGTAACTATTCCAACAACAAAACTGACAAAATAA